One Hypomesus transpacificus isolate Combined female chromosome 6, fHypTra1, whole genome shotgun sequence DNA segment encodes these proteins:
- the gpr176 gene encoding G-protein coupled receptor 176, which translates to MDVGSWVPTAGDGSANLTAANLLLDFQNASDPSTPWDNEVTRLKNQQRLTQEQVYRDFTTTIQVIVLIGCLFGNAMVLWCTCCTNVFKSVTRCFIKNLACSGICAGLVCVPFDVALGTSPSCCWWLHTLLVCKTIKFLHKLFCSVTVLSFVVIALDRYYSVLYPLERKISDTKSRELVIYVWIHAAVVSVPVFAVTNVTDIYATSSCSDSRPRSMGHLVYVVVYNVTTVILPLAVVFLFMVLIRRALSTSQKKKVIIAALRTPQNSISIPYVSQREAELHATLLAVVLAFSACSAPYGVLVVYRSILGESEELYPSLFLTAIWLPKLSLLTNPLLFLTVNRSARRCLLDLVARLHRRYSRRNVVSTAGLGGEGGAVGPVGLEASARSGSQLLEMFNIGQQQIFRPTDEEEEEVGNEIPATGPGTQLNEDLQERPRLVRQGEATASHLDTLPQAGVGEGTVVAKEFPPPAVALRGSPIHNCAYTSSAQVAPATPTEPEDATQFGFGPFELPPQWLPETRNSKKRLLPPLGNTPEELIQTKQPRPRPERRISRNNKVSTFPSVDP; encoded by the exons ATGGATGTTGGCAGTTGGGTACCGACCGCTGGGGACGGGTCCGCAAATTTGACTGCGGCCAACCTTTTGCTGGACTTCCAAAACGCTTCGGATCCAAGTACACCATGGGATAACGAGGTGACACGTTTGAAGAATCAGCAGCGCCTCACCCAAGAACAAGTCTACCGGGACTTTACCACCACCATACAAGTTATTGTCCTGATTGGGTGTCTGTTTG gcaATGCCATGGTGCTGTGGTGCACCTGTTGCACTAACGTCTTCAAGTCAGTGACCAGGTGCTTCATCAAGAACCTGGCGTGTTCTGGCATCTGTGCCGGCCTGGTGTGTGTGCCGTTCGACGTGGCCTTGGGCACTAGCCCTTCCTGTTGCTGGTGGCTCCACACACTGCTGGTCTGCAAGACAATCAAGTTTCTGCACAAGCTCTTCTGCTCTGTCACCGTGTTAAGCTTTGTTGTCATCGCCCTCGACAG ATACTACTCTGTCCTGTACCCTCTAGAAAGGAAGATCTCGGACACCAAATCTCGAGAACTGGTCATCTACGTGTGGATCCACGCTGCCGTGGTGAGCGTGCCCGTGTTCGCCGTCACCAACGTAACGGACATTTACGCCACGTCCTCCTGCTCGGACAGCCGCCCCCGCTCCATGGGCCACCTGGTCTATGTGGTGGTGTACAACGTCACCACGGTGATCCTTCCTCTAGCCGTGGTCTTTCTATTTATGGTCCTGATCCGTCGAGCACTCAGCACCAGCCAGAAGAAGAAAGTTATCATAGCTGCTTTGAGGACACCTCAGAACAGCATCTCCATCCCGTACGTGTCCCAGCGCGAGGCTGAGCTCCACGCCACCCTCCTGGCTGTGGTGCTGGCTTTCTCGGCCTGCAGCGCCCCCTACGGGGTCCTGGTGGTCTACCGCAGCATCCTGGGGGAGAGCGAGGAGCTATatccctccctgttcctcacGGCCATCTGGCTGCCCAAGCTGTCCTTGCTTACCAACCCTCTGTTGTTCTTGACGGTGAACCGTTCCGCTCGGCGGTGCCTGCTGGACCTGGTGGCCCGGCTGCACAGACGCTACAGCCGCCGCAACGTGGTCAGCACAGCGGGGCTGGGTGGCGAGGGCGGAGCGGTGGGACCCGTGGGGCTGGAAGCCTCGGCCCGCTCAGGTAGCCAGCTTCTGGAGATGTTCAACATTGGGCAGCAGCAAATCTTCAGACCCACCgacgaagaagaggaggaggtggggaatgAGATCCCCGCAACAGGTCCGGGGACTCAGTTGAATGAAGACCTCCAGGAAAGACCAAGACTTGTAAGGCAGGGAGAGGCCACTGCCTCCCACTTGGATACTCTGCCACAGGCTGGAGTTGGGGAGGGAACAGTTGTGGCCAAGGAGTTCCCTCCCCCTGCCGTAGCTCTGCGGGGGTCCCCGATCCACAACTGCGCTTACACCTCCTCGGCACAGGTGGCACCGGCTACGCCCACAGAGCCTGAGGACGCTACTCAGTTTGGGTTCGGGCCCTTTGAGCTGCCTCCCCAGTGGCTGCCTGAGACCAGGAACAGTAAGAAGAGACTGCTGCCCCCCTTGGGGAACACTCCGGAAGAGCTGATCCAGACCAAGCAGCCCCGCCCACGGCCCGAGCGCCGCATCAGCAGAAACAACAAGGTCAGCACGTTCCCCAGTGTTGACCCCTGA
- the acot20 gene encoding acyl-coenzyme A thioesterase 1, with protein sequence MQFQSALRLLKVTSRAFSLTAMRSTSHQVCMQLLPGPRSFFDEAVHVKVEGLAPQQQVELRSRLTDHKGVVFKASSVYIADATGQVDVCTSPSLSGTYTGVEPMGLFWSMAPETPHKKLFIKTASSPILVNIDALSNTGEVLASETSERQFMIEGMRRIPLKEDKVRGVLFLPPGEGPFPGVVDIYTLGGGPCEARASLLANKGFAVLALAYYGYEDLPRTVPKKFDLEYFEAAVAFLAGHPLVQGPGIGVISISKSGDLALSMASFLSRISATVSINGCSSPVLSSLHYKDIIIPYLAPVFENITVTPSGIIDVRDALPDPMATEKTRKSVIPVERASCHFLFVASEDDRNWNSCLFAEQSAARLRDCEKENFELVRYPNAGHFLEVPFMPHCPSAFHAAVGKDVMFGGQPKAHSEAQLDLWSRVQEFFRKHLENQTHSQKAML encoded by the exons ATGCAATTTCAGAGCGCTTTACGTTTACTTAAAGTGACATCTAGAGCGTTTTCACTAACAGCAATGCGTTCGACATCACATCAAGTATGCATGCAACTTCTTCCAGGCCCTCGCTCTTTCTTTGACGAGGCTGTGCATGTGAAAGTGGAGGGACTTGCACCACAACAGCAAGTGGAGTTGAGATCAAGGTTGACTGACCACAAAGGGGTCGTCTTCAAAGCGTCTTCAGTGTACATTGCCGATGCAACCGGGCAGGTGGATGTAtgtacctccccctccttgaGCGGGACCTACACCGGTGTCGAGCCTATGGGTTTGTTTTGGTCCATGGCGCCCGAGACCCCGCACAAAAAACTGTTTATTAAGACTGCGTCGAGTCCGATACTTGTCAACATAGATGCCCTCAGCAATACTGGTGAAGTCTTGGCTTCAGAGACTAGCGAAAGGCAGTTCATGATAGAGGGCATGCGTAGGATACCACTGAAAGAGGACAAAGTTCGAGGAGTCCTGTTTCTGCCACCGG gaGAGGGTCCCTTCCCAGGAGTTGTGGATATATACACACTGGGAGGTGGTCCCTGTGAAGCACGAGCCAGTCTGCTGGCAAACAAAGGCTTTGCGGTTCTGGCCCTGGCATATTATGGATATGAAGACCTGCCTAGAACTGTACCCAAGAAATTTGACCTGGAATACTTTGAAGCAGCAGTAGCTTTCCTTGCAGGACATCCACTG GTCCAAGGTCCTGGAATAGGTGTCATTTCAATCTCCAAAAGTGGAGATTTGGCACTGTCAATGGCATCTTTTCTGTCTAGGATCTCAGCAACAGTATCTATCAATGGCTGCAGTTCACCTGTCTTGTCCTCATTGCATTACAAAGACATCATCATCCCTTACTTGGCACCTGTGTTTGAGAACATCACCGTCACACCATCTGGTATTATTGACGTCCGCGATGCCCTTCCAGACCCCATGGCGACAGAGAAGACCCGGAAGTCTGTGATCCCTGTAGAACGTGCCAGTTGCCACTTCCTCTTTGTTGCCTCAGAAGATGACAGGAACTGGAACAGCTGCCTCTTTGCAGAGCAGTCCGCGGCGAGACTGAGAGACTGCGAAAAAGAGAACTTTGAGTTGGTGAGGTATCCCAATGCAGGGCATTTCCTGGAAGTCCCCTTCATGCCCCATTGCCCATCTGCTTTCCATGCTGCAGTCGGTAAAGATGTGATGTTTGGGGGGCAACCAAAAGCTCATTCAGAGGCACAGTTGGACCTGTGGAGCAGAGTCCAGGAGTTTTTCAGGAAGCATCTAGAaaaccagacacacagccagaaAGCTATGCTATAA